The Arachidicoccus terrestris genome includes the window GACCCTGCTACTTGTTTCATTAATTCCGTTTAAACAAACCTTTTAATCGTTCCAATGCACTTTTCTCCTTATTTTCTCCATATCCGTATCCATAACCGTATCCATAACCGTAACCATATGCATTGTGTTTCTTTGCATCATTTAATACCACCATTAAATGATGCAGTTTCCTATTTAAATAAATATCATTTACAATATTTATTTGTTCTTTAAATGTATAGTTATACCGTACGACATATAGACAGGAGTCAGCTAAGCTATTAAGAGAAAAAACATCTGCCACCTGACCAACAGGAGATGTATCAACAATTATATAATCAAACTGCTTTCTCAACTCCATAAACAACTCTTGTATCCTTGGACTAAGGATTAATTCTGCAGGATTAGGAGGAATAGGTCCAGCCCCAATCACAAATAAGTTGCTTACAGCTTCGACGGGAGTAATTAAATCATTAACCGAAATTTTGTGGTCAATTACGTAATTAGTTATACCTGCTTTAACAGAAATATCTAAACCTTTTAATAATTTGGGTTTACGAATATCAAACTCTAATACCACAACTCTTTTGCCTGTAAGAGCCATACTTGCCCCTAAATTTGTGCAAAAAAAAGTTTTGCCCTCTCCAGACATACTGGATGTAGTTAAAATAACTTGATTTTTATTGTCTAGAGAAGCAAACTGCAAATTACTTCTCATTAACCTGAACATTTCGGCAACAGGCGTTCTAGCTTTGTCTCTAATTACCAAATTATGGTTCAAATTGCTGTCTGAAGAATGAACTATTTCACCCAATATTGGCGCCTCTGTTCTATCTGTAATATCCTTTTGAAGCCTAACTTTATCATCCAGAATATCCCTAGCATATATTGAGCAGAATGGAATAACTAATCCTAAAACAATTGCTGCAAAATAAATGATCATTTTCTTGGGTCTAACCGGTTTATCAGTGGATGCAGTATCAACAATTGTACGGGAATTAGCAATAGTTGCAGCTAACGATAATTGCGCTTCCTCTTTTTTCTGCAAAAGGTAACTATATAAGGCTTCTTTTATACTTTGCTGTCTTTTAATCTCTAACAGTTCTCTTTCTACCTGTGGAGTGCCTTTTATCTTATCTTGAAACTGCTGATAGTTCGAATTTAAAGAACTTTGCGTTGAAGAAATACTATTTTCAATATTGCGTAAATTTTCCTTTAGGCTTGTACGTAAGCTAGAAATTTCCGAGTCAATGTTCTTCACAAGAATATTTGATGGTTGCACAGTCATTAAAAGATTCTTTCTTTTAAGTTGTAAAGCATTAAAATTATTCACTAATTCATTTAAGGTAGGGTCTGTAATTCCTAATGAACTCGGAACCAAATTGTAAGCATTTCCTGGTTGATTTATATACTCCTGTAAAGAATGAATCACCCTTAGTTTAAGTTTTGCATCTTCTACTTGCTTATATAAATCAGAGGCTTGCGAAAAATAATTCTGAACATCCGAGCTTACATCTGTTAATTGATTGCTTTCCTTAAAGTTAGCAACTCTTTTCTCAACACCTCCCAGCTCTTCTACTAAACTCACTAATCGGTTATCAATAAACTTGACAGTATTTCCAGCTACCTGGTTCTTATCTTCAATTGCTTCTCTATTATAGAGTTCAACAAGCTTATTTACAATATCTACTGCTTTCTCAGGAACAGGATCTTGAAGGGTAATCTTCAAGGCACTTGCGTCTTGATTGACAGCCGCAATGAGAATCTTTTGATTATATTCATCTGCATATTTACGTAAATCATGAAATATGATTTCTAATTCTAGGTCTTCATGAAATTTGCTTGTTCGTTCAATGATAAAAGAACCATAAGGGCGCCTTACAGTTTCACCAAAATAATATGTCTTATCACCACCAAATCCATCAAATAATGTGAACTCTCTTTTATTATTTAAAGTTAATTCTATAGGATCCTTTAATTTATACGCCGAAGAATCCATCTTTAGGATTTTTATATTTATGGGTGATGTAGATCGATAAACTTCTGAAGATTTAATATTTCCTTCAATAATCTTAGATGTTTGTAACCAAGGCATCTCAGAAAAAACTCTTTGCAAAAGGCTTTTACTTTTTAAAACCTCGATTTCGTTATCAATATTTTGATGAGCTTTAAATATATCAAGATCGGCAAAGGCGCTCGCAGCATCTCCCATACTTCCCATATCAGGCCCTTTCTTGTCATCACGAATTAACAATTCTGTAGTAATTTCATATTGCGGAGTAGCATACCTAAGATATAAAAATGCACTTGAAAGGCAAACTAGGACTCCTATAAGAAACCAATGCCATTTTCTAGTATATTTTTGAAGTTCTGCTTTTAGATTTAATGAACCTTCTTGTTGTTTATATTTATTCCCCACCAT containing:
- a CDS encoding GumC family protein, with translation MVGNKYKQQEGSLNLKAELQKYTRKWHWFLIGVLVCLSSAFLYLRYATPQYEITTELLIRDDKKGPDMGSMGDAASAFADLDIFKAHQNIDNEIEVLKSKSLLQRVFSEMPWLQTSKIIEGNIKSSEVYRSTSPINIKILKMDSSAYKLKDPIELTLNNKREFTLFDGFGGDKTYYFGETVRRPYGSFIIERTSKFHEDLELEIIFHDLRKYADEYNQKILIAAVNQDASALKITLQDPVPEKAVDIVNKLVELYNREAIEDKNQVAGNTVKFIDNRLVSLVEELGGVEKRVANFKESNQLTDVSSDVQNYFSQASDLYKQVEDAKLKLRVIHSLQEYINQPGNAYNLVPSSLGITDPTLNELVNNFNALQLKRKNLLMTVQPSNILVKNIDSEISSLRTSLKENLRNIENSISSTQSSLNSNYQQFQDKIKGTPQVERELLEIKRQQSIKEALYSYLLQKKEEAQLSLAATIANSRTIVDTASTDKPVRPKKMIIYFAAIVLGLVIPFCSIYARDILDDKVRLQKDITDRTEAPILGEIVHSSDSNLNHNLVIRDKARTPVAEMFRLMRSNLQFASLDNKNQVILTTSSMSGEGKTFFCTNLGASMALTGKRVVVLEFDIRKPKLLKGLDISVKAGITNYVIDHKISVNDLITPVEAVSNLFVIGAGPIPPNPAELILSPRIQELFMELRKQFDYIIVDTSPVGQVADVFSLNSLADSCLYVVRYNYTFKEQINIVNDIYLNRKLHHLMVVLNDAKKHNAYGYGYGYGYGYGYGENKEKSALERLKGLFKRN